In Rhodanobacter humi, the following are encoded in one genomic region:
- a CDS encoding copper-binding protein: protein MKKQVFTLAFPGALALASTAAFAQQMDPNMPGMAGMQPAKPTLAQGVGIVKAIDTTKGTITLQHQAITAIGWPAMTMTFKADPPALLQKVKVGESVRFTLHAAGMASTVTAISPAG, encoded by the coding sequence ATGAAGAAGCAGGTTTTTACCCTGGCCTTTCCCGGTGCGCTGGCCTTGGCCTCGACCGCCGCCTTCGCCCAGCAGATGGATCCGAACATGCCCGGCATGGCCGGGATGCAACCGGCCAAACCCACCCTGGCGCAGGGCGTGGGGATCGTCAAGGCCATCGATACCACCAAGGGCACGATCACGCTCCAGCACCAGGCCATTACGGCCATCGGCTGGCCGGCGATGACCATGACCTTCAAGGCCGATCCACCGGCGCTGCTGCAAAAGGTGAAGGTGGGCGAGTCGGTGCGATTCACCCTGCATGCGGCCGGTATGGCCAGCACGGTGACGGCGATCAGCCCGGCAGGTTGA
- the merR gene encoding Hg(II)-responsive transcriptional regulator, with the protein MPSTQETFSIGAFAKAAGVNVETVRFYQRKRLLTEPARPLGGIRRYGNAEVARVKFVKSAQRLGFSLDEVAQLLRLEDGTHCTEAAGLAALRLADVRNRLADLARMETALAALVEQCGTRRRNVSCPLIASLHAR; encoded by the coding sequence ATGCCCTCCACGCAGGAAACGTTTTCCATCGGCGCCTTCGCCAAGGCAGCCGGAGTCAATGTCGAGACGGTCCGCTTCTACCAGCGCAAGCGCCTGTTGACGGAACCCGCTCGTCCGCTGGGCGGCATCCGTCGCTACGGAAACGCGGAGGTCGCGCGGGTGAAGTTCGTGAAATCCGCGCAGCGGTTGGGATTCAGCCTCGATGAGGTGGCGCAGCTGCTGCGGCTGGAGGACGGCACCCATTGCACGGAAGCGGCCGGTCTGGCCGCGCTGCGGCTGGCCGATGTACGCAACCGGCTGGCCGACCTCGCACGTATGGAGACGGCCCTCGCTGCGCTTGTCGAGCAATGCGGCACGCGTCGGCGCAACGTGTCCTGCCCGCTGATCGCCTCGTTGCATGCCCGCTGA
- the merC gene encoding organomercurial transporter MerC, with product MSLLPRLADKAGLIGSVVSAAACVNCFPALASLGAAIGLGVLSPYEGLFIRILLPAFAAIALFANALGWLSHRQWRRAALGVLGPLLVLVAVWVMRASGHRTGWLLYPGLLLMVAVSVRDLLAPAPSASCRTASDAMDAH from the coding sequence ATGTCCCTGCTCCCTCGGCTGGCCGACAAGGCCGGACTGATCGGCAGTGTCGTCTCGGCAGCGGCCTGCGTGAATTGCTTTCCCGCGCTGGCCAGCCTCGGTGCGGCGATCGGGCTGGGCGTACTGAGTCCGTATGAAGGCCTGTTCATTCGTATCCTGTTGCCGGCGTTTGCCGCCATCGCGCTGTTCGCCAATGCGCTGGGCTGGCTCAGTCACCGGCAGTGGCGGCGTGCCGCGCTCGGTGTGCTCGGCCCGCTGCTGGTGCTGGTGGCGGTATGGGTGATGCGGGCCAGTGGCCATCGCACCGGATGGCTCCTCTATCCAGGCCTACTGCTGATGGTGGCGGTCTCAGTCCGCGATCTGCTGGCGCCAGCACCGAGCGCATCCTGTCGCACGGCCAGCGATGCGATGGATGCCCACTGA
- a CDS encoding GDCCVxC domain-containing (seleno)protein, producing the protein MTTELILQNTLTCPHCGHQATETMPTDACQFFYDCAGCGEMLRPKAGDCCVFCSYGNVPCPPIQQQKSCCG; encoded by the coding sequence ATGACGACCGAACTCATCCTGCAGAACACCCTGACGTGTCCGCATTGCGGCCACCAAGCCACCGAGACCATGCCGACTGACGCGTGCCAGTTCTTCTACGACTGTGCGGGTTGCGGCGAGATGCTCCGGCCGAAAGCGGGCGACTGCTGCGTGTTCTGCTCGTACGGCAACGTGCCGTGCCCACCGATTCAACAGCAGAAATCCTGCTGCGGTTAA
- a CDS encoding YncE family protein produces the protein MNTLILLRRIGWMVALLGTALACMAAPSTGQALPLTKVADVPLGGGTTRMDYASLDPGRHLLFIAHLGDSAVIVFDTQAQKVVARIAGISHVHGVLAIPALGRVYATATGTDQVVAIDEATFKVVARAPAGVYPDGMAYAPEAHKLYVSDETGGTDTVIDVRTNARVATIPLDGQVGNTQYDPVSRHIFANVQTRAQLAEIDPATDRVIARIDLAGAQGNHGLLIVPAQRLAFIACEDNARLLVLNLASRRVVATFAVGGDPDVLAIDPQLGWIYVAGEAGIVSVFKAQNGTVTKIGEGMLGPNAHVVAVDPISHRTYFPLKNLEGRTALRIMQPRT, from the coding sequence TTGAACACGTTGATCTTGCTGCGCCGCATCGGGTGGATGGTGGCATTGCTGGGCACGGCGTTGGCCTGCATGGCGGCACCCAGTACCGGTCAGGCGCTACCGTTGACCAAGGTGGCGGATGTGCCGCTCGGCGGCGGCACCACGCGAATGGACTATGCAAGCCTCGATCCCGGGCGGCACTTGTTGTTCATTGCGCACCTGGGCGACAGCGCGGTGATCGTGTTCGACACGCAGGCCCAAAAGGTGGTGGCGCGGATCGCCGGCATCAGCCACGTGCATGGCGTGCTGGCGATTCCGGCCCTCGGCCGCGTCTACGCAACGGCGACCGGCACCGATCAGGTGGTCGCCATCGACGAAGCCACGTTCAAGGTGGTGGCACGCGCGCCGGCCGGGGTTTACCCGGACGGCATGGCCTATGCCCCCGAGGCACACAAACTCTATGTCTCGGACGAAACGGGTGGTACCGATACGGTGATCGACGTGCGCACGAACGCGCGTGTGGCGACCATTCCGCTCGATGGCCAGGTCGGCAACACCCAGTACGACCCCGTGTCCAGGCACATTTTTGCCAACGTGCAGACGCGCGCCCAGTTGGCCGAGATCGATCCGGCGACCGACCGGGTGATCGCGCGCATTGATCTGGCCGGCGCCCAAGGCAATCACGGCCTGCTGATCGTACCGGCACAGCGCCTTGCTTTCATCGCTTGCGAGGACAACGCCAGGCTGCTGGTGCTGAACCTCGCCAGCCGCCGCGTGGTCGCCACGTTCGCAGTGGGCGGTGATCCCGACGTGCTGGCCATCGACCCGCAGCTTGGCTGGATCTACGTCGCGGGTGAAGCGGGCATCGTTTCCGTCTTCAAAGCGCAGAACGGCACGGTGACCAAGATCGGCGAAGGCATGCTCGGCCCGAACGCGCATGTCGTCGCGGTCGATCCCATCTCGCACCGTACCTATTTTCCACTCAAGAACCTTGAGGGGAGAACGGCGCTGCGCATCATGCAACCTCGCACCTGA
- the chrA gene encoding chromate efflux transporter yields the protein MTPTNRSPQHEQTPGDSPPGSVAEVGTAFLKLGLSSFGGPIAHLGYFHREFVERRRWLDEEHFGQLLALCQFLPGPASSQLGFSLGLLRAGWLGGIAAFIGFTLPSALLLFVFAAWSSHIAGPWGQSAIHGLKLVAVAVVAQGVLGMARTLTPDRSRALMAAAAAGLIAVSGSAWMQLLIVVGGAALGPLLCRQVTARRGATFALHYGRRSGGTLLVFFGALLVTAVVVAPHLPPLAQVAGAFYRAGALVFGGGHVVLPLLKRAVVDPGWLSNDTFLAGYGATQAVPGPMFTLSAFLGERLYGGQGGALGATVSLLAIFLPGLLLVSGALPFWRALGARDGAARMLAGVNAVVVGLLAAALYDPVWISAVHDAGDFAIALVAFTLLVAARWPALAVVAWCVVASLLRTVWI from the coding sequence ATGACGCCGACGAATCGATCACCGCAGCATGAGCAGACACCCGGCGATAGCCCTCCCGGCAGCGTCGCCGAGGTCGGAACCGCGTTTCTGAAACTCGGGCTGTCGTCGTTCGGTGGTCCGATCGCCCACCTGGGCTATTTCCACCGGGAGTTCGTCGAGCGGCGTCGCTGGCTGGATGAAGAACACTTCGGTCAGTTGCTCGCGCTGTGCCAGTTTCTGCCCGGACCGGCGAGCAGCCAGCTCGGTTTCTCGCTCGGCTTGCTGCGTGCGGGGTGGCTGGGAGGCATCGCCGCCTTCATCGGTTTCACACTGCCCTCGGCGCTGCTGCTGTTCGTGTTCGCCGCATGGAGCAGCCACATCGCGGGACCATGGGGTCAGAGTGCGATCCACGGGCTCAAGCTGGTGGCCGTGGCCGTGGTCGCCCAAGGTGTGCTGGGCATGGCGCGGACGCTGACGCCCGATCGCTCACGCGCCCTGATGGCTGCGGCAGCGGCCGGACTCATTGCCGTCAGTGGCAGTGCCTGGATGCAGCTGCTAATCGTTGTCGGTGGTGCGGCCCTGGGCCCGTTGCTGTGCCGGCAGGTGACGGCGCGACGTGGCGCGACGTTTGCCTTGCACTATGGCCGCCGCTCGGGCGGCACATTGCTGGTCTTCTTTGGCGCCTTGCTGGTGACGGCCGTGGTGGTCGCACCTCACCTGCCGCCACTGGCCCAGGTGGCCGGTGCGTTCTATCGCGCTGGCGCCCTGGTGTTCGGCGGCGGTCATGTCGTGTTGCCGCTGCTCAAGCGCGCGGTGGTCGATCCGGGCTGGCTCAGCAACGACACGTTTCTTGCCGGTTACGGCGCCACGCAAGCGGTGCCCGGGCCGATGTTCACGCTGTCGGCCTTCCTCGGCGAACGTCTGTATGGCGGCCAAGGCGGCGCGCTGGGCGCCACGGTCAGCTTGTTGGCGATCTTCCTGCCGGGGCTGTTGCTGGTTTCCGGCGCGCTGCCGTTCTGGCGGGCATTGGGCGCGCGCGATGGGGCCGCCCGCATGCTCGCCGGCGTCAATGCGGTTGTGGTGGGTTTATTGGCGGCCGCGCTCTACGATCCGGTATGGATCAGCGCCGTGCACGATGCCGGCGACTTTGCCATTGCGCTGGTGGCTTTCACCTTGCTGGTTGCCGCCCGCTGGCCTGCGCTGGCAGTGGTGGCCTGGTGTGTCGTGGCTTCACTCCTGCGCACCGTCTGGATCTGA
- a CDS encoding multicopper oxidase family protein, whose translation MPIDRRAFLKLGGFAALSGSVPGLVRGSPATNPLSNAPMRPVGKADYDLGIGTSLIEVGPQRFLSMTAYNGQFPGPLLRFKEGRQVIVDIHNETNTPEQLHWHGQSVPDAFDGAAEEGTPYLVPHGMRRQAFVPGPAGFRFYHTHLRAGSDLSRGQYNGQVGPVYIEPRHEPGAYDREVFLTLKEFEPFFSQGGDMAMDFLHPGDREHSLEEHGEQAMKASLASGMKKGYEVGYRIFTINGRQLGFGEPVRVKRGERVLFHVLNGSATEIRSLALPGHTFRVVALDGNPVPHPAEVPVLWIGTAERISAIVEMTQPGVWVLGDLADDDRGNGMGIVIEYAGERGKPAWRAPAAFAWDYRRFADPKRPVPAPDETIDMLFAKDNAADHGFNRWTINGVAFDMATMPVSWHLKRGRRYRLRMRNATDDIHPIHLHRHSFEITRIAGQPTGGVIKDVAMLGGYQTMEVDFTADQPGLTLFHCHMQLHMDFGFMALFDCA comes from the coding sequence ATGCCGATTGATCGACGCGCATTTTTGAAGCTGGGTGGGTTCGCTGCACTGAGCGGCAGCGTCCCCGGACTGGTGCGTGGATCGCCCGCGACCAACCCCTTGTCCAACGCGCCGATGCGCCCGGTCGGCAAGGCCGATTACGACCTGGGCATCGGCACCAGCCTGATCGAGGTTGGGCCGCAGCGGTTCCTGTCGATGACGGCCTACAACGGGCAGTTTCCGGGGCCGCTGCTGCGCTTCAAGGAGGGGCGCCAGGTGATCGTCGACATCCACAACGAGACCAACACGCCGGAGCAGTTGCATTGGCACGGCCAATCCGTGCCGGATGCGTTCGATGGCGCCGCCGAGGAGGGCACACCCTACTTGGTTCCCCACGGCATGCGGCGCCAGGCTTTCGTGCCGGGGCCGGCGGGGTTTCGCTTCTATCACACGCACCTGCGCGCCGGTTCCGATCTTTCCCGCGGCCAGTACAACGGCCAGGTCGGCCCGGTGTACATCGAGCCGAGGCATGAGCCGGGCGCCTACGACCGCGAGGTGTTTCTGACCTTGAAGGAGTTCGAGCCGTTCTTCAGCCAGGGCGGCGACATGGCCATGGACTTCCTGCATCCCGGCGATCGCGAGCACAGCCTGGAGGAGCACGGTGAACAGGCGATGAAGGCCTCGCTGGCCAGCGGCATGAAGAAGGGCTACGAGGTCGGCTATCGCATCTTCACCATCAACGGTCGCCAGCTCGGTTTCGGCGAGCCGGTGCGGGTGAAGCGCGGGGAGCGCGTGTTGTTCCACGTGCTCAACGGCAGCGCCACCGAGATTCGCAGCCTTGCCTTGCCCGGTCACACGTTCAGGGTGGTTGCCCTGGACGGCAACCCGGTGCCACATCCGGCCGAGGTGCCGGTGCTGTGGATCGGTACCGCCGAGCGCATCAGCGCCATCGTCGAGATGACGCAACCGGGCGTCTGGGTGCTGGGCGATCTCGCCGACGACGACCGCGGCAACGGCATGGGCATCGTGATCGAGTACGCCGGTGAACGCGGCAAGCCGGCATGGCGCGCACCGGCAGCCTTTGCCTGGGATTACCGTCGTTTCGCCGACCCGAAGCGCCCTGTGCCGGCACCCGATGAGACCATCGACATGTTGTTCGCCAAGGACAACGCCGCCGACCATGGCTTCAACCGCTGGACCATCAACGGCGTCGCCTTCGACATGGCGACGATGCCGGTGTCCTGGCATCTGAAGCGCGGTCGCCGCTACCGGCTGCGCATGCGTAATGCCACCGACGACATCCACCCGATCCATCTGCATCGGCATAGCTTCGAAATCACGCGCATTGCCGGGCAACCGACCGGTGGCGTGATCAAGGACGTGGCGATGCTGGGCGGCTACCAGACGATGGAGGTGGACTTCACCGCCGACCAGCCGGGCCTGACGTTGTTCCACTGCCACATGCAGCTGCACATGGACTTCGGATTCATGGCGCTGTTCGACTGCGCATGA
- a CDS encoding DoxX family protein, producing the protein MKLTSMRAWLDTRDRDWIVLVRLLVGLVVFFPEGIQKLMFPAIMGAGRFTGFGIPWPNFTGPFVGIVEIVCGALITVGLLTRLAAIPLIIDMIVAIVSTKIPMLLGHGFWGFHLVHLSRYGFWSMAHEARTDVDMLLGCIFLLIVGGGRWSMDALWARRVGRPVTHRS; encoded by the coding sequence ATGAAACTGACGAGCATGCGGGCTTGGTTGGACACCCGCGACAGAGACTGGATCGTACTGGTGCGCCTGTTGGTCGGCCTGGTGGTGTTCTTCCCGGAAGGCATCCAGAAGCTGATGTTTCCGGCGATCATGGGCGCCGGCCGTTTCACCGGATTCGGCATCCCGTGGCCCAACTTCACCGGTCCGTTCGTCGGCATCGTCGAGATCGTGTGCGGAGCACTGATCACCGTGGGCTTGCTGACTCGTCTCGCAGCCATTCCGCTGATCATCGACATGATCGTGGCCATCGTCTCGACCAAGATTCCGATGCTGCTGGGGCACGGCTTCTGGGGATTCCACCTGGTTCACTTGTCGCGTTACGGCTTCTGGAGCATGGCGCATGAGGCGCGCACGGATGTCGACATGCTGCTGGGGTGCATCTTCCTGCTGATCGTCGGCGGCGGCCGCTGGTCGATGGACGCCCTATGGGCGCGACGAGTGGGCAGGCCCGTTACGCACAGATCATGA
- a CDS encoding PadR family transcriptional regulator has product MDDRDLYAGLIRLHLLHHAAEAPIYGQAMIDELAHHGYQLSPGTLYPVLHGLEKKGYLTSTQITTGKLNRRFYRITPQGRRALKGAKRKVQELFGELFHQTAQESRP; this is encoded by the coding sequence ATGGACGATCGAGACCTCTACGCCGGATTGATCCGTTTGCATCTGCTGCACCACGCGGCGGAAGCCCCTATCTACGGCCAAGCCATGATCGACGAGCTGGCCCATCACGGCTATCAGCTCAGTCCCGGCACGCTGTACCCCGTCCTGCACGGACTGGAGAAGAAGGGCTACCTCACCTCCACGCAGATCACCACCGGCAAGTTGAACCGCCGCTTCTATCGGATCACTCCGCAAGGGCGCCGCGCCTTGAAGGGTGCCAAGCGCAAGGTCCAGGAACTGTTCGGCGAACTGTTTCACCAGACCGCGCAGGAGAGCCGACCATGA
- a CDS encoding cation transporter: MLKAVLVINAIAFVVMVGAAMASHSSALLSDSFDYLGDALTYLVSLWAVGRSALAKAHVARIKGGLIVAAGLLVLAQLGWRFWHPAEPLFTWMGGFSLLGLAANGLCLMLLRRHRNDDLNMASVWICSRNDIAANLSVLLAAVGVWMFDAAWPDRLVALGLALLLLHSGLGVLRRASHAVQGTG, encoded by the coding sequence GTGCTGAAGGCGGTGCTGGTCATCAATGCCATCGCGTTTGTGGTCATGGTGGGTGCCGCCATGGCATCCCACTCGTCGGCGCTCTTGTCGGATAGTTTCGACTACCTCGGCGATGCGCTGACCTATCTCGTCAGTCTCTGGGCGGTCGGACGCAGCGCACTGGCCAAGGCTCATGTAGCCCGCATCAAGGGTGGATTGATCGTGGCAGCCGGGTTGTTGGTGCTCGCCCAGCTGGGCTGGCGTTTCTGGCATCCCGCCGAACCGCTGTTCACCTGGATGGGCGGCTTCAGTTTGCTGGGGCTCGCCGCCAATGGCCTGTGCCTGATGCTCTTGCGTCGACACCGGAATGACGACCTCAACATGGCCTCGGTGTGGATCTGTTCCCGTAATGACATCGCTGCGAATCTCTCTGTGCTGCTTGCCGCCGTCGGGGTATGGATGTTCGATGCCGCGTGGCCTGACCGACTGGTGGCGCTCGGCCTGGCGCTGCTGCTGTTGCACTCGGGACTCGGTGTTCTGCGTCGGGCCAGCCATGCCGTGCAAGGCACAGGCTGA
- a CDS encoding class I SAM-dependent methyltransferase, with amino-acid sequence MGDNQQHWESVYQTKASDAVSWYRPHLDISLALIERAAPDPNTAVLDVGGGASTLVDDLLARGYRDLNVLDISAEALHVARERLGKAADGVTWLTADLLDEPLQQARYGLWHDRAVFHFLTHAEQRARYLRQLTRALKPGGHAVLATFGPQGPVKCSGLDTVRYDTEGLVRELGDGFTLIDSTLEFHATPFGTTQQFLYTLFQRAPHQYGEVIE; translated from the coding sequence ATGGGCGACAACCAGCAGCACTGGGAATCGGTCTACCAGACCAAGGCGTCGGATGCGGTCAGCTGGTACCGCCCGCATCTGGACATTTCACTGGCGCTGATCGAGCGCGCCGCACCCGACCCCAACACCGCCGTGCTCGACGTGGGCGGCGGCGCGTCGACCCTGGTCGACGACCTGCTCGCACGCGGCTACCGCGACCTCAACGTGCTCGACATTTCCGCCGAGGCACTGCATGTCGCCCGCGAACGCCTGGGCAAGGCGGCGGACGGGGTGACCTGGCTGACGGCTGACCTGCTCGACGAACCGTTGCAACAGGCCCGCTACGGCCTGTGGCATGACCGCGCCGTGTTCCACTTCCTGACCCACGCGGAACAGCGCGCACGCTACCTGCGGCAGTTGACCCGCGCCCTGAAGCCGGGCGGCCACGCGGTGCTGGCCACGTTCGGTCCGCAGGGCCCGGTGAAGTGCAGCGGGCTGGATACGGTCCGTTACGATACCGAGGGACTTGTTCGCGAACTTGGTGACGGCTTCACGTTGATCGACAGCACGCTGGAGTTCCACGCAACCCCGTTCGGCACCACCCAGCAGTTCCTCTACACGCTGTTCCAACGAGCACCCCACCAGTACGGAGAAGTGATCGAGTGA
- a CDS encoding DMT family transporter produces MKQPNSDQTRSILQALAAAVLFGLSTPLAKLLIGTIPPLLLAGLLYAGSGIGLSLWILLRKVRHQAPTEAPLIRRDVPWLAGAVLAGGVLGPILLMVGLTRTPASTASLLLNLEGVLTAVIAWVVFRENVDRRVFLGMLAIIAGSVLLSWQRQTNTDIPWGALAITGACLCWAIDNNLTRQVAGGDPMQIAAIKGGVAGAINVVLALILGYRFPNALPLLATGLLGFVGYGLSLVLFVLALRGLGTARTGAYFSTAPFVGAALSLLLFTEYPGLAFWVAGVLMAVGVWLHVSERHAHEHVHEPLAHDHRHRHDEHHQHAHDFPWDGKEPHTHPHVHDPLVHSHAHFPDIHHRHRHS; encoded by the coding sequence ATGAAACAACCCAACTCCGATCAAACACGAAGCATCCTGCAGGCACTGGCCGCCGCCGTTCTCTTCGGACTGAGCACGCCATTGGCCAAGTTGCTTATCGGCACGATTCCGCCTTTGCTGCTGGCGGGATTGCTGTACGCCGGTTCAGGCATCGGGCTGTCGTTGTGGATACTGCTGCGCAAGGTACGCCACCAGGCGCCGACCGAAGCGCCGTTGATCCGGCGCGATGTCCCGTGGCTGGCGGGCGCCGTGCTGGCGGGCGGTGTACTCGGCCCGATCCTTCTCATGGTAGGGCTCACACGCACACCCGCTTCGACCGCTTCGTTGCTGCTCAATCTGGAAGGGGTGCTGACCGCGGTCATTGCGTGGGTGGTGTTCCGCGAAAATGTGGATCGCCGGGTATTCCTCGGCATGCTGGCGATCATTGCCGGCAGCGTGCTGCTTTCCTGGCAGCGTCAGACGAACACCGACATTCCCTGGGGTGCCTTGGCGATCACCGGTGCCTGCCTGTGCTGGGCCATCGACAACAATTTGACACGGCAGGTGGCCGGCGGCGATCCCATGCAGATCGCCGCGATCAAGGGTGGCGTGGCCGGCGCCATCAATGTGGTGCTTGCCCTGATCCTTGGTTACCGCTTTCCCAACGCGCTGCCCTTGTTGGCCACAGGATTGCTCGGCTTTGTTGGCTATGGTTTGAGTTTGGTGCTTTTCGTGCTCGCCTTGCGCGGCTTGGGCACCGCGCGTACGGGTGCCTATTTCTCGACCGCGCCCTTTGTCGGGGCCGCGCTGTCGTTGCTGTTGTTCACTGAGTACCCAGGCCTTGCGTTCTGGGTGGCCGGAGTGCTGATGGCTGTGGGTGTTTGGCTGCATGTCAGCGAGCGTCATGCTCACGAGCACGTGCACGAGCCGCTGGCGCACGATCATCGCCATCGCCACGACGAGCATCACCAACACGCACATGACTTCCCGTGGGACGGCAAGGAGCCCCACACCCATCCGCATGTGCACGATCCGCTGGTGCATAGCCACGCGCACTTTCCGGACATCCACCACCGGCATCGCCACTCCTGA
- a CDS encoding glycosyltransferase family 9 protein yields the protein MKSIEAQLCEPDQLPVRGIHRVLVCRPNHRLGNTILLSPLLTEIETLYPGAEIDMVNGGCAAESLFANRFQVRAIYSLPRKIARHLWSTARLLRQLRGNTYDLAIDASYGSQSGRLLLAIVRARFKLGYPDEHGSRHAALRAMPCPEHQAHRSVFLLRAAYAGAVRQAFPSLNLRISDAEMTQARQTLAAILGETERSHGTSAVVGPAVVGIFANATDDKRYDTDWWMQFIHTLLARQPDLRIVDLVAEHGQSQLGGDFPCYYTRNLRHLAAVIANMDGFISADCGVMHLAVASGTPTLGLFKATCSKKYGPCGQGHTAIDTRTMLAAEVATIALDWLDLTVPDPPQRSSSDGPDNLLTPRRLA from the coding sequence TTGAAATCCATCGAAGCACAGTTGTGCGAACCTGACCAACTACCGGTTCGCGGCATCCATCGCGTGCTCGTCTGCCGCCCCAATCACCGCCTGGGCAACACCATTCTGCTCAGTCCCCTGCTGACGGAAATCGAGACGCTGTATCCCGGTGCCGAGATCGACATGGTCAACGGCGGCTGTGCGGCGGAGAGCCTATTCGCCAACCGCTTCCAGGTTCGTGCGATCTATTCGCTACCGCGAAAAATCGCGCGGCATCTGTGGTCGACCGCCCGTTTGCTCCGACAACTACGAGGCAACACCTACGATCTGGCCATCGATGCCAGCTATGGCTCGCAGTCCGGCCGTTTGCTGTTGGCCATCGTCAGGGCACGTTTCAAGCTGGGATATCCGGACGAGCATGGAAGCAGGCATGCGGCATTGCGCGCCATGCCTTGCCCAGAACATCAGGCGCATCGCAGCGTATTCCTGCTGCGCGCTGCGTATGCGGGAGCGGTCCGGCAAGCTTTTCCGTCGCTCAATCTGCGGATATCGGACGCTGAAATGACGCAAGCCCGGCAGACGCTGGCAGCAATCCTCGGCGAAACGGAGCGATCGCATGGCACGTCAGCTGTCGTCGGCCCAGCTGTCGTCGGCATATTCGCCAACGCCACGGACGACAAACGTTACGACACAGATTGGTGGATGCAGTTCATCCACACGCTGCTGGCCCGACAACCGGATCTTCGCATCGTGGATCTGGTGGCTGAACATGGCCAAAGCCAGCTTGGTGGAGATTTCCCTTGTTACTACACGCGCAACCTGCGCCACCTTGCCGCGGTGATCGCGAACATGGATGGTTTCATCAGCGCGGATTGCGGCGTGATGCACCTGGCCGTCGCCAGCGGCACGCCGACTCTCGGCCTGTTCAAGGCCACGTGCTCGAAAAAATACGGTCCATGCGGACAGGGCCATACAGCCATCGACACCCGGACCATGCTTGCCGCTGAAGTCGCCACCATCGCGTTGGACTGGCTCGATCTGACGGTGCCGGATCCGCCGCAACGCTCATCATCCGATGGGCCAGACAACCTCCTGACGCCCAGGAGGCTTGCATGA
- a CDS encoding PepSY domain-containing protein codes for MRKSIILVLPVALCGFVTVAQAQTPSQPATQAKISMMQARRIALKTFPGRIVSGELEQEAGGSGLRYSFDIKAGKNTHEVGVDAKTGKVLENSLDNNDAD; via the coding sequence ATGCGCAAATCGATCATCCTCGTCCTCCCGGTCGCCCTGTGTGGCTTTGTGACGGTCGCGCAGGCCCAGACGCCTTCCCAGCCGGCCACGCAAGCGAAAATCAGCATGATGCAGGCGCGCAGGATCGCGTTGAAGACCTTCCCCGGTAGGATCGTCAGCGGCGAACTGGAGCAGGAGGCCGGCGGCAGTGGACTGCGCTACTCGTTCGACATCAAGGCGGGCAAGAACACGCATGAGGTTGGTGTCGACGCGAAGACCGGCAAGGTGCTGGAAAACTCGCTCGACAACAACGACGCGGATTGA
- a CDS encoding heavy metal response regulator transcription factor yields MRILVAEDEVKARRYLARGLGEQGYSVELAEDGNVALTLLREHAFDAAVLDVMLPGRDGWSIVQTMRSEAIRTPVLFLTARDHVEDRVRGFEIGANDYLVKPFAFAELLARLRNLLRQGEPTGEAAMLRVGPLLIDSLRHQVTRDSRTLQLTPKEYALLLLLVRHRGRVLSRTLIAESVWGICFESQTNVVDVVIRRLRSKLDAPFAAPLLHTVRGVGYMLDSHEH; encoded by the coding sequence ATGCGAATACTCGTTGCCGAAGATGAGGTCAAAGCCCGGCGCTACCTGGCTCGGGGCTTGGGAGAACAAGGCTACTCGGTCGAACTCGCCGAGGATGGCAACGTGGCGTTGACGTTGCTGCGTGAGCACGCCTTTGACGCGGCGGTGCTGGATGTAATGCTGCCGGGCCGCGATGGCTGGAGCATCGTGCAGACCATGCGTAGCGAGGCGATCCGTACCCCGGTGCTGTTTCTCACCGCGCGCGATCACGTGGAAGACCGCGTGCGCGGCTTCGAGATCGGCGCCAACGACTACTTGGTGAAACCCTTCGCTTTCGCCGAGCTGCTGGCGCGGCTGCGCAATCTGTTGCGCCAGGGCGAGCCGACGGGTGAAGCGGCGATGCTGCGCGTGGGACCGCTGCTGATCGACTCGCTGCGCCACCAAGTCACCCGAGACAGCCGGACACTTCAGCTCACGCCGAAGGAGTATGCCCTGCTGCTGCTACTGGTGCGGCACCGTGGACGAGTGCTGTCGCGCACGTTGATCGCCGAAAGTGTGTGGGGCATTTGCTTTGAATCACAAACGAACGTGGTCGACGTGGTGATCCGGCGTTTGCGCAGCAAGTTGGATGCGCCATTTGCTGCGCCGCTGCTGCACACCGTGCGCGGTGTCGGCTACATGCTGGACAGCCATGAGCATTGA